The DNA segment ATGCATTATTGTCAAAGCACTAGTCAGCACGCCTACACTCACGTGCAAGCAATCCTTCCGTTGCTCCCAGCACTAGCATTATAGGAGCTAGTATAGAGAGTGGTGTCTTGCACAGTGTCCCTCTGGCTGTTCCTGTCATTGGATGGAGGGTTCCAGCCATCAATGACCACAATGTCATCACCTAATCTGTTGCATGCCACCACATCTGCAGAGAACTGGAGGGGATGAGAGGTACAAGCTTGATCAACAATGTCAAATTAAtgaaatgcatgcatactAGAAAAAATCACAAAGGCCTTGGATTTGGTCAAACAAAGTGGATGACACAGACCTATAAACATAACAtgtgatacatgcatgtacatggataGCTACCAAGTTCGTTACTACTGCTTAGTAGTAAAGTCTGAGCACTATAAGGTATGTACCCACCATGTCAGCAGTCTCACTGAAGCCCACTGCGATCCAGCCAGCTGCACTTCCCTCCATATAGATATCAAGGAATCCATCATCTCCAGTGTTGATGGCAATTCCAATAAACAGATCACAATCGACACGAGTGCAACCGCTAGGGCTCACCACTTGAAGGCCATAGGCATCAGGTAATCTCTGAGGGGCCATCGTGTTGCCAGGGACAGCGGTGGTCATAGGAGGGGCCTGCACGAGATCCAAGCATTACAGACAGAAAACAGTTAATGGAAGGCATTTTTCACACAATTCGCAATGTTATTACTTGTTGCAGCCTGTTAGACTACTTCCTTCAGTgtctggtgtgtgtgcatacactTACCTCAGTGGTTGAGGGTGATGTGTTGTTGCCTATACCTGAGGATGGTACCAGTCTGTTCCCAGTGGCCCCTCTCACGGCTATGCCCCCATTGGCATGACTGTCTATTGTGTCGAGGTTGGGGGAGATTCCTAGACGACGAGCATAGATCACAAAGAGAGGTTGAGAGAGGTCAAGATCTTGGGCACTTGATGGAGCAATACGCTTGGAGACACTATGTATGGGtatgggtgggggtgggggattGATTAAGAAGAGCGACACGGTACAGTTACACGTAAGCAATGAGTATAGTAGTGTCAGGCTTGTTAATACCAATCAGCACTAAATAAGAAAGTGCCTGAAGTCAACCCTATACACTCACGTGCAGACAATCCTTCCGTTGCCGCTAGCATCATAGGAGCTAGTATAGAGAGTGGTGTCTTGCACAGTGTCCCTCTGGCTGTTCCTGTCATTGGGTGGAGGGTTCCAGCCATCAATCACCACAATGTCATCACCCAATCTGTTGCATGCCACCACATCTGCAGAGAACTGGAGGGGGGGTAAAAGGTACAAGCTTGGTCAACAAACCAACGTCAACATGAAACACCACACAAtccgactataattatacaacgaATGTTTATCTGATTGATTATTATGAACAGCTGAGAGCATTGCCAATATCTATCCAAAACCACAAGGCCTTTGGTTTGGTCAAACAAGTGGCTGACACAGACATAAACATAACACGTGAGGCAGCTACATTGTACCTCAGTACTACTGATCCTTTTAGGAGACTGACAGTTAGACAACAACAACACTAGGACATATAAAGCATGCACTGATGTGAGTCACCCATCCAACAACTCACCATGTCAGCAGTCTCACTGAAGCCCACTGCGATCCAGCCAGCTGCACTTCCCTCCATATAGATATCAAGGAATCCATCATCTCCAGTGTTGATGGCAATTCCAATAAACAGATCACAATCGACACGAGTGCAACCACTAGGGCTCACCACTTGAAGGCCATAGGCATCAGGTGATCTCTGAGGGGCCACCGTGTTGCCAGGGACAGCGGTGGTCATAGGAGGGGCCTGCACGAGATCCAAGCATTACAGACAGAAAACAGTTAATGGAAGGCATTTTTCACACAATTCGCAATGTTATTACTTGTTGCAGCCTGTTAGACTACTTCCTTCAGTgtctggtgtgtgtgcatacactTACCTCAGTGGTTGAGGGTGATGTGTTGTTGCCTATACCTGAGGATGGTACCAGTCTGTTCCCAGTGGCCCCTCTCACGGCTATGCCCCCATTGGCATGACTGTCTATTGTGTCGAGGTTGGGGGAGATTCCTAGACGACGAGCATAGATCACAAAGAGAGGTTGAGAGAGGTCAAGATCTTGGGCACTTGATGGAGCAATACGCTTGGAGACACTATGTATGGGtatgggtgggggtgggggattGATTAAGAAGAGCGACACGGTACAGTTACACGTAAGCAATGAGTATAGTAGTGTCAGGCTTGTTAATACCAATCAGCACTAAATAAGAAAGTGCCTGAAGTCAACCCTATACACTCACGTGCAGACAATCCTTCCGTTGCCGCTAGCATCATAGGAGCTAGTATAGAGAGTGGTGTCTTGCACAGTGTCCCTCTGGCTGTTCCTGTCATTGGATGGAGGGTTCCAGCCATCAATGACCACAATGTCATCACCTAATCTGTTGCATGCCACCACATCTGCAGAGAACTGGAGGGGATGAGAGGTACAAGCTTGATCAACAATGTCAAATTAAtgaaatgcatgcatactAGAAAAAATCACAAAGGCCTTGGATTTGGTCAAACAAAGTGGATGACACAGACCTAAACATAACAtgtgatacatgcatgtacatggataGCTACCAAGTTCGTTACTACTGCTTAGTAGTAAAGTCTGAGCACTATAAGGTATGTACCCACCATGTCAGCAGTCTCACTGAAGCCCACTGCGATCCAGCCAGCTGCACTTCCCTCCATATAGATATCAAGGAATCCATCATCTCCAGTGTTGATGGCAATTCCAATAAACAGATCACAATCGACACGAGTGCAACCGCTAGGGCTCACCACTTGAAGGCCATAGGCATCAGGTGATCTCTGAGGGGCCATCGTGTTGCCAGGGACAGCGGTGGTCATAGGAGGGGCCTGCACGAGATCCAAGCATTACAGACAGAAAACAGTTAATGGAAGGCATTTTTCACACAATTCGCAATGTTATTACTTGTTGCAGCCTGTTAGACTACTTCCTTCAGTgtctggtgtgtgtgcatacactTACCTCAGTGGTTGAGGGTGATGTGTTGTTGCCTATACCTGAGGATGGTACCAGTCTGTTCCCAGTGGCCCCTCTCACGGCTATGCCCCCATTGGCATGACTGTCTATTGTGTCGAGGTTGGGGGAGATTCCTAGACGACGAGCATAGATCACAAAGAGAGGTTGAGAGAGGTCAAGATCTTGGGCACTTGATGGAGCAATACGCTTGGAGACACTATGTATGGGtatgggtgggggtgggggattGATTAAGAAGAGCGACACGGTACAGTTACACGTAAGCAATGAGTATAGTAGTGTCAGGCTTGTTAATACCAATCAGCACTAAATAAGAAAGTGCCTGAAGTCAACCCTATACACTCACGTGCAGACAATCCTTCCGTTGCCGCTAGCATCATAGGAGCTAGTATAGAGAGTGGTGTCTTGCACAGTGTCCCTCTGGCTGTTCCTGTCATTGGGTGGAGGGTTCCAGCCATCAATCACCACAATGTCATCACCCAATCTGTTGCATGCCACCACATCTGCAGAGAACTGGAGGGGGGGTAAAAGGTACAAGCTTGGTCAACAAACCAACGTCAACATGAAACACCACACAAtccgactataattatacaacgaATGTTTATCTGATTGATTATTATGAACAGCTGAGAGCATTGCCAATATCTATCCAAAACCACAAGGCCTTTGGTTTGGTCAAACAAGTGGCTGACACAGACATAAACATAACACGTGAGGCAGCTACATTGTACCTCAGTACTACTGATCCTTTTAGGAGACTGACAGTTAGACAACAACAACACTAGGACATATAAAGCATGCACTGATGTGAGTCACCCATCCAACAACTCACCATGTCAGCAGTCTCACTGAAGCCCACTGCGATCCAGCCAGCTGCACTTCCCTCCATATAGATATCAAGGAATCCATCATCTCCAGTGTTGATGGCAATTCCAATAAACAGATCACAATCGACACGAGTGCAACCACTAGGGCTCACCACTTGAAGGCCATAGGCATCAGGTGATCTCTGAGGGGCCACCGTGTTGCCAGGGACAGCGGTGGTCATAGGAGGGGCCTGCACGAGATCCAAGCATTACAGACAGAAAACAGTTAATGGAAGGCATTTTTCACACAATTCGCAATGTTATTACTTGTTGCAGCCTGTTAGACTACTTCCTTCAGTgtctggtgtgtgtgcatacactTACCTCAGTGGTTGAGGGTGATGTGTTGTTGCCTATACCTGAGGATGGTACCAGTCTGTTCCCAGTGGCCCCTCTCACGGCTATGCCCCCATTGGCATGACTGTCTATTGTGTCGAGGTTGGGGGAGATTCCTAGACGACGAGCATAGATCACAAAGAGAGGTTGAGAGAGGTCAAGATCTTGGGCACTTGATGGAGCAATACGCTTGGAGACACTATGTATGGGtatgggtgggggtgggggattGATTAAGAAGAGCGACACGGTACAGTTACACGTAAGCAATGAGTATAGTAGTGTCAGGCTTGTTAATACCAATCAGCACTAAATAAGAAAGTGCCTGAAGTCAACCCTATACACTCACGTGCAGACAATCCTTCCGTTGCCGCTAGCATCATAGGAGCTAGTATAGAGAGTGGTGTCTTGCAGTGTCCCTCTGGCTGTTCCTGTCATTGGGTGGAGGGTTCCAGCCATCAATCACCACAATGTCATCACCCAATCTGTTGCATGCCACCACATCTGCAGAGAACTGGAGGGGGGGTAAAAGGTACAAGCTTGGTCAACAAACCAACGTCAACATGAAACACCACACAAtccgactataattatacaacgaATGTTTATCTGATTGATTATTATGAACAGCTGAGAGCATTGCCAATATCTATCCAAAACCACAAGGCCTTTGGTTTGGTCAAACAAGTGGCTGACACAGACCTAAATATAACACGTGAGGCAGCTACATTGTACTTCAGTACTACTGATCCTTTAGGAGACTGACAGTTAGACAACAACAACACTAGGACATATAAAGCATGCACTGATGTGAGTCACCCATCCAACAACTCACCATGTCAGCAGTCTCACTGAAGCCCACTGCGATCCAGCCAGCTGCACTTCCCTCCATATAGATATCAAGGAATCCATCATCTCCAGTGTTGATGGCAATTCCAATAAACAGATCACAATCGACACGAGTGCAACCGCTAGGGCTCACCACTTGAAGGCCATAGGCATCAGGTGATCTCTGAGGAGCCACCGTGTTGCCAGGGACAGCAGTGGTCATAGGAGGGGCCTGCACGAGATCCAAGCATTACAGGTAGAAAACAGTTAATGGAAGGCATTTTCACACAATTCGCAATGTTATTACTTGTTGCAGCCTATTAGACTACTTCTTCAGTGtcgggtgtgtgtgcatacactTACCTCAGTGGTTGAGGGTGATGTGTTGTTGCCTATACCTGAGGATGGTACCAGTCTGTTGCCAGTGGCCCCTCTCACGGCTATGCCCCCATTGGCATGACTGTCTATTGTGTCGAGGTTAGGGGAGATTCCTAGACGACGAGCATAGATCACAAAGAGAGGTTGAGAGAGATCAAGATCTTGGGCACTTGATGGAGCAATACGCTTGGAGACACTGTGTGAGTTGGCCCAGGTGGTAAGGGAATGATTAAGAAGAGCGACACGGTACAGTTACACGTAAGCAATGAGTATAGTCAGTGTCTGTTAATagagtggaacctctgttaacaaccacctctgaataaaggccagctgctatataacggccaggcaggcacccaggtcccaaatgaacagtttgcatacaaaacaacctctcaacaaaggccacctctgtataaaggccataatattgttccccaaaggtgtccgttatagtgGGGTTCCATTGCATGTACCAATCAGCACTAAATAAGAAAGTGCTTGTAGTCAACCCTACACTCACGTGCAAGTAATCCTTCCGTTGCCACTAGCATCATAGGAGCTAGTATAGAGAGTGGTGTCTTGCACAGTGTCCCTTTGGCTGTTCCTGTCACTGGATGGAGGGTTCCAGCCATCAATCACCACAATGTCATCACCCAATCTGTTGCATGCCACCACATCTGCAGAGAACTGGAGGGAGTTGAGAGGTACAAGCTTGATCAATAAACTTGAGTCAACATGAAACACCACATATTCAGTTATACAACGAATGATTGATTATTATGAATAGCTGAGAGCATTGTCCAAAGTCGCAAGGCCTTTGGTTTGGTCAAACAAGTGGCTGACACAGACCTAAACATAACATGTGAGGCAGCTACATTGTACCTCAGTACTACTGCTCCTTTAGGAGACTGACAGTTAGACAACAACAACATATATAAGGCATGCACTGAGGTGAGTCACCCACCCAACAACTCACCATGTCAGCAGTCTCACTGAATCCCACAGCCACCCATCCTGCAGCTGTGCCCTCCATATAGATATCCAGGAATCCATTATCTCCAGTGTTGATGGCAATCCCAATAAACAGATCACAATCGACACGAGTACAACCACTAGGGCTCACCACTTGAAGGCCATAGGCATCAGGTGATCTCAGAGGGGCCACCGTGTTGCCAGGGGAAGCAGTGGTCGTAGCAGTGGCCTATAACAGTATAAGCACAAGATCAAAGTGTTATGGAAAGAATACGGTTACACCCACAGAAGCCATAATTTCTTAATCGTGAAAACCACATTACTATATGGAAACAGTATAAGTTACCTCAGTGGTTGCAGGTGGACTGGTTGTGGGGTCAGTTGCGTTCGGATCCGCTGTTGGGGGGTCGGTTGCAGGAGCAGGAGTCTAGTAAGTACAATGGTATCAACTGACAGTCTCAATTAAGGTGGTATAAATGTATGacaattattacatgcatgtgacaATGTATAACTTACCATCACTCCCACTTGACTTGCACTAATGGCGTCGAAATGTGTGGTCTGAACACGAACAACAGTGTAGCTGTATGGGGGAAATGATAATTCTTAATGTATcacgagtcaaa comes from the Halichondria panicea chromosome 4, odHalPani1.1, whole genome shotgun sequence genome and includes:
- the LOC135335239 gene encoding uncharacterized protein LOC135335239 isoform X2 is translated as MAGTLHPMTGTARGTLQDTTLYTSSYDASGNGRIVCTVSKRIAPSSAQDLDLSQPLFVIYARRLGISPNLDTIDSHANGGIAVRGATGNRLVPSSGIGNNTSPSTTEAPPMTTAVPGNTVAPQRSPDAYGLQVVSPSGCTRVDCDLFIGIAINTGDDGFLDIYMEGSAAGWIAVGFSETADMFSADVVACNRLGDDIVVIDGWNPPPNDRNSQRDTVQDTTLYTSSYDASGNGRIVCTVSKRIAPSSAQDLDLSQPLFVIYARRLGISPNLDTIDSHANGGIAVRGATGNRLVPSSGIGNNTSPSTTEAPPMTTAVPGNTMAPQRSPDAYGLQVVSPSGCTRVDCDLFIGIAINTGDDGFLDIYMEGSAAGWIAVGFSETADMFSADVVACNRLGDDIVVIDGWNPPSNDRNSQRDTVQDTTLYTSSYDASGNGRIVCTVSKRIAPSSAQDLDLSQPLFVIYARRLGISPNLDTIDSHANGGIAVRGATGNRLVPSSGIGNNTSPSTTEAPPMTTAVPGNTVAPQRSPDAYGLQVVSPSGCTRVDCDLFIGIAINTGDDGFLDIYMEGSAAGWIAVGFSETADMFSADVVACNRLGDDIVVIDGWNPPPNDRNSQRDTVQDTTLYTSSYDASGNGRIVCTVSKRIAPSSAQDLDLSQPLFVIYARRLGISPNLDTIDSHANGGIAVRGATGNRLVPSSGIGNNTSPSTTEAPPMTTAVPGNTMAPQRLPDAYGLQVVSPSGCTRVDCDLFIGIAINTGDDGFLDIYMEGSAAGWIAVGFSETADMFSADVVACNRLGDDIVVIDGWNPPSNDRNSQRDTVQDTTLYTSSYNASAGSNGRIACTVSKRIAPSGAQDLDLSQPLFVIYARRLEASPSLDTIATHTSGGIAVRGATPSRLLATNSTGTAEENIFDTVHRPNLIRAHGVFMIIAWPLLAVTAIFFATFMRPALPNGEWFQVHRALMMASLVVAIVGFILPFVALMRAADSQRLSLPHMVIGVIMTALQITNPIIALFRCKPGGNYRWIFNMLHGYFIGYVLETLAFINISFGLSVFSATLSTTFGSNSYSDRAPLWLFVAWCVFEVTLVVVGYITFSVCACYTNDTSCAPSAVQPLISSSNDKDKYDEIEMTSSGVGTKASEEEKPKRKTPSKDSPLRWTALTVYLVATVPIMIAIIVMIVLP
- the LOC135335239 gene encoding uncharacterized protein LOC135335239 isoform X1, giving the protein MAGTLHPMTGTARGTLQDTTLYTSSYDASGNGRIVCTVSKRIAPSSAQDLDLSQPLFVIYARRLGISPNLDTIDSHANGGIAVRGATGNRLVPSSGIGNNTSPSTTEAPPMTTAVPGNTVAPQRSPDAYGLQVVSPSGCTRVDCDLFIGIAINTGDDGFLDIYMEGSAAGWIAVGFSETADMFSADVVACNRLGDDIVVIDGWNPPPNDRNSQRDTVQDTTLYTSSYDASGNGRIVCTVSKRIAPSSAQDLDLSQPLFVIYARRLGISPNLDTIDSHANGGIAVRGATGNRLVPSSGIGNNTSPSTTEAPPMTTAVPGNTMAPQRSPDAYGLQVVSPSGCTRVDCDLFIGIAINTGDDGFLDIYMEGSAAGWIAVGFSETADMFSADVVACNRLGDDIVVIDGWNPPSNDRNSQRDTVQDTTLYTSSYDASGNGRIVCTVSKRIAPSSAQDLDLSQPLFVIYARRLGISPNLDTIDSHANGGIAVRGATGNRLVPSSGIGNNTSPSTTEAPPMTTAVPGNTVAPQRSPDAYGLQVVSPSGCTRVDCDLFIGIAINTGDDGFLDIYMEGSAAGWIAVGFSETADMFSADVVACNRLGDDIVVIDGWNPPPNDRNSQRDTVQDTTLYTSSYDASGNGRIVCTVSKRIAPSSAQDLDLSQPLFVIYARRLGISPNLDTIDSHANGGIAVRGATGNRLVPSSGIGNNTSPSTTEAPPMTTAVPGNTMAPQRLPDAYGLQVVSPSGCTRVDCDLFIGIAINTGDDGFLDIYMEGSAAGWIAVGFSETADMFSADVVACNRLGDDIVVIDGWNPPSNDRNSQRDTVQDTTLYTSSYNASAGSNGRIACTVSKRIAPSSAQDLDLSQPLFVIYARRLGISPNLDTIDSHANGGIAVRGATPSRLLATNSTGTADENIFETVHRPKLIRAHGILMIIAWPLLAVTAIFFALFMRPALPNGEWFQVHRALLLCSLFIGAVAFILIFIALANSRGLVDVTSNTSLTHLVLGVIIMTLQIINPIISIFRCHPGNKNRWIFNLLHGSVIGLLAEILALINVAIGVYIFSANLSRFRSTRSPFWVFLSWDIFYILLVVTLFVVFTVIATSRKTKGLAPSAVQALFSVNEGEKKAEIVGINLDSAVGDKPQEKCAPERKTPSQDSPLRWAALIVYLGVTVPILLAVIIMVALPQ